The Tripterygium wilfordii isolate XIE 37 chromosome 4, ASM1340144v1, whole genome shotgun sequence genome has a window encoding:
- the LOC119997523 gene encoding probable alpha,alpha-trehalose-phosphate synthase [UDP-forming] 11: MLLKSCMDSLNFSSDDDFQALDRISRLMKVPQRITESEFEADSVSNPKRRIIVANELPLIATYDGERKKWDFRYNEDSLGLQLKDGFPDDVEVRYVGCVKAVIDPEEQDEVSQFLQDNFGCYPVFLKPRIQHEFYDGFCKHYLWPMFHSLLPMSHSQNMAYKREQWMAYVSVNMDFTRKVMEVMDGEHDFVWVHDYHLMLLPTFLRKDYNRVKLGFFLHSPFPSSEIYKTIPMREYVLRGLLNCDLVGFHTFDYARHFLSCCRRILGIDYESKRGYIGLDYYGRNVTIKILPAGIHMRQLHSALSSDITVELARQLKERFEGKIVMVGVDDLDIFKGITLKFEAMGNLLDRFPKLRGKVVLVQIVNPARSAGQDVDDMRTEAFGIAKQINDKYGKAGYEPIVFINGNYSTVEKAAYYAIADCCVLNAIRDGMNLVPYKYTVCRQGSPALDKALGIDEASAASRKSVLIVSEFVGCSPSLSGAIRVNPWNIEAVADAMHQAVTMKDNEKHLRHEKHYKYISSHDITYWARSFHQDLEKACAEHDSKRCWSMGLGLSFRVISLPPEFRRLKEHTIVEAYKKTDSRLILLDYDGTMMPGDFVDKTPGKNVISVLNSLCSDPKNLVFIVSGRGKDTLSKWFSQCEGLGISAEHGYFTRWNKHSPWESSSISTDLQWKKVVVPVMQIYTERTDGSFIEEKESAVVWHIQDADGDFGSWQANELLNHLENVLANEPVVVKSGKEIVEVKPQGVSKGLVVEKLISALNSTGKAPNFLLCIGDDRSDEEMFETVYNSVTSHSLPANAEVYACTIGQKPSKAKYFVDDTDEVLKILDSLTNNSRGLKPANLLENNVCK, translated from the exons ATGTTGTTGAAGTCTTGTATGGACAGCCTGAATTTCTCCTCCGACGACGATTTCCAGGCGCTTGACCGGATCTCTAGACTAATGAAGGTGCCCCAACGGATAACCGAGTCCGAATTCGAAGCGGACTCCGTATCCAACCCGAAGCGGCGGATCATTGTAGCGAACGAGCTTCCGTTGATAGCGACCTACGACGGTGAGAGAAAGAAATGGGATTTTCGATACAACGAGGACAGTCTTGGTTTACAACTGAAAGATGGGTTCCCGGACGATGTCGAGGTTCGTTACGTGGGTTGTGTGAAGGCTGTAATTGATCCGGAAGAGCAAGATGAGGTGTCGCAGTTTTTACAAGACAATTTTGGGTGCTACCCAGTGTTCTTGAAGCCTAGAATTCAACACGAATTCTATGATGGGTTTTGTAAGCACTATTTATGGCCGATGTTTCACTCTCTTTTGCCCATGTCACACAGCCAGAATATGGCCTACAAGCGTGAACAGTGGATGGCGTATGTGTCGGTGAACATGGATTTCACTCGCAAGGTCATGGAGGTGATGGATGGAGAGCATGATTTCGTTTGGGTTCATGATTATCATCTTATGTTGTTGCCTACTTTCTTGAGAAAAGACTATAATAGGGTCAAGCTTGGGTTTTTTCTGCATAGTCCATTTCCATCCTCTGAAATCTACAAGACAATTCCGATGCGAGAGTATGTATTGAGGGGGTTGTTGAATTGCGATCTTGTAGGATTTCATACATTTGATTATGCTAGGCACTTCTTGTCTTGTTGTAGGAGAATTTTAGGGATTGATTATGAGTCTAAGAGAGGTTACATTGGTTTAGATTACTATGGTAGGAATGTGACAATCAAGATTTTGCCTGCCGGGATTCATATGAGGCAGCTCCATTCGGCTTTGTCGTCGGATATTACAGTAGAATTGGCAAGGCAATTGAAGGAAAGATTTGAAGGGAAGATTGTGATGGTGGGTGTGGATGATTTGGATATATTTAAGGGGatcactttgaagtttgaagcaATGGGAAATCTTTTGGACCGATTTCCGAAATTGAGAGGGAAAGTGGTTTTAGTCCAGATTGTGAATCCAGCTAGGTCTGCAGGACAGGATGTGGATGATATGAGAACTGAGGCATTTGGTATCGCGAAACAGATCAATGACAAGTATGGAAAAGCGGGTTATGAACCTATTGTGTTCATCAATGGTAATTATAGCACGGTAGAGAAGGCTGCTTACTATGCTATTGCTGACTGTTGTGTGCTCAACGCTATAAGGGATGGAATGAATCTGGTGCCTTACAAGTATACAGTTTGTAGGCAGGGAAGCCCTGCTTTGGACAAGGCATTGGGGATCGATGAGGCATCTGCTGCTTCGAGGAAAAGTGTTCTCATTGTGTCTGAATTTGTTGGCTGCTCGCCTTCTCTTAGCGGGGCTATTCGAGTGAATCCATGGAACATTGAGGCTGTGGCTGATGCTATGCATCAAGCTGTCACAATGAAGGACAATGAGAAACATTTACGCCATGAGAAGCATTATAAGTATATTAGCTCACATGATATAACTTATTGGGCTAGGAGTTTCCACCAAGACCTTGAGAAAGCTTGTGCCGAGCATGACAGCAAGAGGTGTTGGAGCATGGGGCTTGGCCTTTCATTCAGGGTTATTTCTTTGCCACCTGAATTTAGAAGGCTCAAGGAGCACACCATAGTTGAGGCTTATAAGAAGACTGATAGCCGGTTGATTCTTTTAGACTACGATGGCACTATGATGCCTGGGGATTTTGTAGACAAAACACCAGGCAAGAACGTTATCTCCGTCTTGAACAGTCTGTGTAGCGATCCCAAGAACCTTGTTTTTATTGTGAGTGGCAGAGGTAAGGATACTCTAAGCAAGTGGTTTTCTCAATGCGAGGGATTGGGTATTTCTGCTGAGCATGGCTACTTCACAAG ATGGAACAAGCATTCTCCATGGGAAAGCAGCTCGATCTCGACAGATTTGCAGTGGAAGAAGGTTGTAGTACCCGTGATGCAGATTTACACAGAGAGAACTGATGGCTCTTTCATAGAGGAAAAGGAGAGTGCAGTCGTGTGGCACATTCAAGATGCAGACGGTGACTTTGGCTCGTGGCAGGCTAATGAACTTCTCAATCATTTGGAGAATGTCCTTGCCAATGAGCCTGTTGTTGTCAAGAGTGGCAAAGAAATAGTGGAGGTGAAACCACAG GGGGTCAGTAAAGGATTGGTAGTGGAAAAACTTATTTCAGCTCTGAACAGTACGGGCAAGGCACCTAATTTTCTGTTGTGTATAGGAGACGATCGTTCCGATGAAGAGATGTTCGAGACAGTTTATAATTCAGTCACAAGCCATTCCTTGCCTGCCAATGCTGAAGTGTATGCTTGCACCATCGGTCAGAAACCAAGCAAGGCAAAGTACTTTGTTGATGATACTGATGAAGTCCTGAAGATTCTTGATAGTCTAACCAATAATTCAAGAGGACTGAAGCCTGCAAATCTTCTGGAAAATAATGTTTGTAAATGA